Below is a window of Alphaproteobacteria bacterium DNA.
GAACACGCGCGCCGACGCGATATAGTCGGCGTCGAAATCGTCGGCCGACACGGCCATGTCGGCGCAGTTCTCGCGATAGAAGATCAGCGGGAACGTCTCGCGATCCTTCACGCCCAGGATGACGAGGCCGGTCAGCCGGTCCTTGTCGGTGCGCACATGCGAAACATCGACGCCCGCATCGGCCAGCGTCTCGCGCACGAAGCGGCCCATATGCTCGTCGCCCACGCGCACGAGCATCGACGGTTTATGGCCGAGGCGTGCGAGGCCATAGGCGGTGTTCGCCGCCGAGCCGCCGAGATATTTGGCGAAGCTCGACATATCCTCGAGCCGCCCGCCGATTTGCGCGCCGTAGAAATCCACGGCCGCGCGGCCCATCGCGATCAGATCGAAGCGGCGTCCCGCCGGCGGGACGTTCTTCATCGCGACCATTCGGGCCGCCAGAACTTGGCGTCCTTCGCCATCGTCCAGCGATGCTCCTCGGTGAATTCCGGCACGCCGTAGGGATTGTTCGGCAGATGCCGGATGACCCAGGCGTAATACATGCCGTAGCCGGGTGCGGCCGCTTGGGCGTGGTCCTGGCCGTCGGCGATTTTCACCGTGTCGCCGTCGCGCACCTTCAGCACCGTCTCGCCGAGTTCGGCATGGCCGTAGCCCTGCTTCTCGGTGAAGCGATAGTGATAGATCTCCGGCTGCGGATGGTGATGCGGCGGGTAGGACGACCAGCGGCCGGGCAGCGTGACGACTTCGCCCAGCACCAGTTCGGCGTCCTTCGGCGAATTCGCCGCGTCGAAGATCGTGCGCACATTGCGCAGGCATTGATCGCCGACCTGGCC
It encodes the following:
- a CDS encoding 5-deoxy-glucuronate isomerase, with protein sequence MTAHSKAPKGGFPAGLTSVATKETNDGFGIDFAVLKLKAGETFEETAACESAYLLMAGEAEFRFANRAEPASRASLFDVGPTCLHVGKGERVALVAKTDAEFTLYRCANAKSLQARYFRPSDVPDEYRGKGQVGDQCLRNVRTIFDAANSPKDAELVLGEVVTLPGRWSSYPPHHHPQPEIYHYRFTEKQGYGHAELGETVLKVRDGDTVKIADGQDHAQAAAPGYGMYYAWVIRHLPNNPYGVPEFTEEHRWTMAKDAKFWRPEWSR